The following proteins are co-located in the Triticum aestivum cultivar Chinese Spring chromosome 1A, IWGSC CS RefSeq v2.1, whole genome shotgun sequence genome:
- the LOC123111398 gene encoding uncharacterized protein translates to MRKVCPNLDREDGLDTVLEVPVPELHQEVPARRRRTVNLKAWMRTHMHIDHQHMHRRDGVQVMLGVMGAPLVPQPVQPRRPMGGRDSKEEPLELSKARYIVEQYVAAAGGEAALSAATSMFAMGKVRMSSTTSKSSKATKKGMGEVHGGFVVWQKKPELWCVEMVVAGGTKMSAGSDGKVAWRQTPWQQQAHASRGPPRPIRRCVQGLDPKSTADLFSSAASVGEEAVDGEDCFVLRVDAEPSALHARSGADVEVIRHALWGYFSQRTGLLVRLEDSHLLRIPRPADAAYASMYWETTMASTIGDYRPVDGINIAHAGRTVVSVSPFTRAAGAVDDADARRKRPCTCMEETWSIEELEFNIAGLSTECFLPPRDLVFSDSKDQPRHNKEQGDKAAKGARDGDGGCGIRVAVPKKALVPVVTGLGWFGPAKVAAVDSLDAADESKDTTYASTR, encoded by the exons ATGAGGAAGGTGTGCCCCAACCTAGACCGGGAGGACGGCCTCGACACCGTGCTGGAGGTGCCGGTCCCCGAGCTCCACCAGGAGGTGCCGGCCCGCCGGCGCCGCACGGTCAACCTGAAGGCGTGGATGCGGACGCACATGCACATCGATCACCAGCATATGCATCGCCGTGACGGCGTGCAGGTCATGCTCGGCGTGATGGGCGCGCCGCTGGTGCCTCAGCCCGTGCAGCCCAGGAGGCCCATGGGCGGACGTGACAGCAAGGAGGAGCCCCTC GAGCTATCCAAGGCGAGGTATATAGTGGAGCAGTACGTGGCGgctgccggcggcgaggcggcgctgagCGCGGCGACTAGCATGTTCGCCATGGGGAAGGTGCGGATGAGCAGCACTACATCCAAGAGCAGCAAGGCAACAAAGAAGGGAATGGGAGAGGTGCACGGAGGATTTGTGGTGTGGCAGAAGAAGCCGGAGCTCTGGTGCGTGGAGATGGTCGTGGCCGGTGGCACCAAGATGAGCGCCGGCAGCGACGGCAAGGTTGCCTGGCGCCAGACGCCGTGGCAGCAGCAGGCCCACGCCTCCCGGGGGCCGCCGCGACCGATCCGCAGATGCGTTCAGGGTTTGGACCCAAAATCCACGGCGGACCTCTTCTCCAGCGCCGCGTCTGTCGGCGAGGAAGCAGTCGACGGCGAGGACTGCTTCGTGCTCCGCGTCGACGCGGAACCCTCCGCTCTGCACGCCCGCAGCGGCGCCGACGTGGAGGTGATCCGGCACGCGCTATGGGGATACTTCAGCCAGAGGACGGGGCTGCTCGTCCGTCTCGAGGATAGCCACCTGCTGCGCATCCCCAGGCCGGCGGACGCAGCTTACGCGAGCATGTACTGGGAGACCACCATGGCGTCCACCATCGGcgactaccgccccgtcgacggcATCAACATCGCGCACGCCGGCCGCACCGTCGTCTCGGTGTCCCCCTTCACGAGGGCCGCCGGAGCAGTAGACGACGCCGACGCGCGCAGGAAGAGACCGTGCACGTGCATGGAGGAGACGTGGAGCATCGAGGAGTTGGAGTTCAACATTGCGGGGCTGTCCACCGAGTGCTTCTTGCCTCCCAGGGACCTTGTGTTCAGCGACTCCAAAGACCAGCCGCGGCACAACAAGGAGCAAGGCGATAAGGCGGCAAAGGGTGCTCGGGACGGCGACGGTGGCTGCGGGATCCGCGTTGCTGTGCCAAAGAAGGCACTTGTTCCGGTTGTGACTGGACTAGGTTGGTTTGGTCCGGCCAAGGTTGCCGCGGTTGACAGCTTAGACGCTGCCGACGAGTCCAAAGACACCACGTACGCATCCACAAGATGA